The Methyloprofundus sedimenti genome includes the window GTATCAGGATCGTGTTATTCAGGATATTACCTTTCAAACTCATAACATTCGTTATCGTTTAGCAGAATATATAACGCCAGAGGGTCTTACGATTTTAGGTCAGCTTCCCGAAGACATTCAGGGAGGTAGCTTTGGTAAAAGCCTTATTGCCTTTATTCTCTATCAATACCATCACCAACATGTCACACAGCCATTACTACTGGAACAAATTCGTGATTTAGGCGTCGATATTTCGAGCGGTAAGCTCAGTTATATACTAACAGAAGATCTGGACGATTTTCATGCCGAAAAAGATGAATTACTGAAGACGGGATTATCCGTTTCTAAATATATTCATACAGATGATACTGGCGCACGGCATAAAGGGCAAAATGGCTATTGCACACATATTGGCAATGATTTTTTTGCCTGGTTCAGTAGTACAGAAAGTAAAAGCAGAATCAATTTTTTAAACTGTCTATCACAAGGCAAAACAACGCTTTATACATTGAACACAGGTGCCATTGAATACATGGCACAAAATAAGCTGTCTGTTGTAATCTTGGCGACACTGGAAAATATCAGTGTCTGCATTAACACGGCACCTGACTGGTGCGAATGGCTGGATCAGCAAGGCATCGTTAAACCTCGGCACAGAAAAATAGTCACGGAAGGTGCTTTGATGGGAGGGCTGCTAGACCAAGGCATTTCCTCTGACTTTTCAATTATCAGTGATGATGCAGGGCAGTTTAACGTCTTTGATCATGCCTTGTGCTGGATCCATGCCGAACGAGTAATTAATCGCCTGATTCCTTTAAATGACAGCCATACCAAGGCAGTCGATGACGCACGCGACTAGCTTTGGTCGATTTACCATGACCTGAAAGCTTATAAACTTAATCCTGTTACCGAACAGGCGAGCAGTATCAGGCAGCGCTTTCAAATCCTATGCAGTACCAAAACCTGTTACGAAACGCTTAACCAGGCCCTCGGGCGAATGGGGAAAAATCAACATGAACTCCTCCGTGTACTCGACAAACCCTACCTCCCACTTCATAACAATTTAAGCGAACGGGATATAAGGGATTACGTCAAGAAACGAAAAATCAGCGGGAGTACACGAAGTGATGCAGGGCGGAAAGCCCGTGATACTTTTGCCAGTCTCAAGAAGACCTGCCGAAAGCACGGCATGTCATTTTGGGGTTATTTAAAAAGTCGCTTACTGAAGTTAGAAGGGATTCCTCCGTTATCGGAAGTCATTCGTGCGGCCGCTGCCAGTGGATAATGAGAAGTTACACATAAAGGAGAACGCCATCTCAATCGTCAACCAAGGAAACGAGGGGGCTGTGCGACTAAGCGAGGGATTTCTGATGAGCAAATTTGCATTTTAATTGCTCGTGATCGCTCAAAACAAACCGTAGATTTTGTGACAGGTAATGGCCCAATAAGCAAAATTGTTCTTGATACGCATTTAAAGCCAATACTAGACCAGGATGCCCTCCTTGTGAGTGATGGCAATCCAACTTATGGTGCATTTTGTAAAGCTGAAAAAGTATCTCATGAAATCGTTAACATGAGTCAAGGGCAGCGGGTGACTAAAGGGGCCTATCATATACAAAATGTCAATGCATACCACCACCGTTTTAAATCATGGCTAGACCGCTTTCATGGTGTAGCCACCAAGTATTTACCTAATTATTTGGCTTGGTGCAGAATTATGGATCGGAACCACAATCTAACCCCTGAGCAATTGTTACATTCTGCTCTGGGTGATTTTCAATACTTAACGGTGACATAGCCTTAAATTATACAATGCTATACAGGTTGAAATAAACCATTCTAATGGTTAATTTCAACCACTGTTTGGTGTTACCATTTAATTTTTTTCAACCTTAATGGCGTTATCTATTTGATTTTATAATTAAAAATTAGATAAAAAAGAATTGGCATGATAATGGCTTTAATTGACCATATACTTCATAAATCCTATGGAGATCATATTCATCTTTAAGTGGAGCATCATCATGTTATTAGAAATTATTCTTAGCTCATTTTTTGTAGTAGCCATTGCCGGCGCTTATGTATTTATAAAAAGTATCACGGATATAGAGGAAAGCAGGGGCAATTAATTCAAACGTCAAAGAGTAACATCAGCTGAGAACTCATAATCTCAAAAAAATAACACAAGCGATATTTAGAAGAGTCATCCGTTCAAAATTAATAAAAATGAAATTAAATCCGGTGAAATAGGTTGAAACAGAAGGAATAGATGTAAAAAATCAACATACAGAGGTAACTGCGAAGAAAAGAGGCAACATTAAACATTTTTAATTTAGGTATTTCCTTAAGTTACCTATTCTCGGACAGCCTCCTAGTATATGGTCCAGGTGCAACACCTGTATATCCTCATCTGACATAGGCATTGGCTGCTAATATAGCGTTGAACGATTAAGACCCAACAGCTCACAGGGGGCTGTTGGGTGACTGGCTGCTCTACATTGATAATTTTGGCAAGAATTAGGCCTAGCCCTAATACCATTTTTTTTTGCTTTTGAATTCGCAATACAAAGCAGAGCAACTATGACCCTGATTTTCTTCGCACTGGAATGAAGATCTCTATTCGATAAACACAGGCTAGGCCTGCCCTGAAAGTTCAATATCCACGCGCTAAAAACGAAGATATTGACCTTTACCACTTTGCAAGCTTCTATTACTTATTTTTCAATCACTTATGGATTATTAAGAATATAATCCGAAACATAATCTGCAATAGCATCTTCGTCACTCGGTGATAGCTTATTTAGTTTTCCCATACCGCCCAGATCATTTAAAATAGCAGAGAAAATTGAAGAACTATTTTTAGATGCTAAAAAGGCACTAGAATTAATTGCATGGCAAGCTAAACAATTTTTATCATAGAGATTCTGGCCAATTTGTACCGTTGTAACCGGAGTAGGTGTGCTGGTTATGCTATTCAGATAAGCTGCTATCTCTTCTATTTCTTCATCTGTCAAATCCAATTGCCCCATACCACCTAAATTTTGCAACATGGCAGAAAATATGTCTGTAGAACTGATTGATTTTGTACTACTAGAACCACCAATCGTATGACATAATGCGCATGTTTTTTCATACAAGACCTTACCTTTGACTTCAGTATCTGGTATACGAATTAACTCCTCTAAGCCAAACGTATATTCATTATTAACACGACCGCGAAAACCTAATTTTGCCTTATATTTATCAGCACCAAAGATCAAACTAGGTATGTCAATTTGTAATGTTTTCGTAGAAACTTTAGTTTCCGTATCTGCTCCAGGAGCATTAACAACAGAAGTTGCCATAACACCTACATTAAAAAATGTAAGTGCCATTGAAAGTATTAGTGCTTTTAGTTTATTACATATCCCACTTAAATAGCGAACTTCATTGAGTGATTAACAAAGCTTAGAGCATTATCTGTACTGATGCATTTCAACCCTTCGGCATAAGCTTGATATAACGCTTCAACGGTTCGTGGTCTTTGTTTGCGTAAGTACTGTTTAATTTTATTCCATGCTAATTCAATCGGGTTAAGGTCAGGTGAGTAAGGCGGTAGATAAATAAGCTTTGCTCCTGTCTTTTGAATAAGATCCTTAATCTCATCTACTTTATGAACTGAGGCATTATCCATCACAACATAGTCACCTTCAGCGAGTAAGGGGCAAAGAAAATGCTTCAAAAAGTAGAGGAATACAAGTCCTGTCATGGTTCCTTCAAAATTTAAGGCGGTTTTCATACCGGCTGATGTCATTGCCCCGACCATACTTATACGCTGCCCTCTAGCAACCGGCGCTTCATCATAAACACGCTGATCTGACGGTGCTCGCCCATAAAGAGGTGAGAGATTCAGTCCTGCGCCCATTTCATCAAGAAAAATGAGCTTATCGAGCGATATATCGGCGATTTCAGTGCAATAGTCTATTTTTAGCTTTTTAGTTCGGTCACAATATTTAGCTGGATCGTACGGACTTTTTTTTATATCGAATATTCATACGCTTAAGAGCTCTATCCATTGAACTTTTCCCCATGCTAATACCAAAGTGTTCAGCATATCGGTCACAAAGATCATTTAGTGTCAAATCAGGCTTTTTTATTAGCCATTCTTTTATCTCAAGAGCACCCGCTTCATCTACTTTTGGTGCAACATGCCCGCCTACTTTTTTGGCTGCAATCATGCCAGTTTCCTGGTAATGTTGCCATAAGGTATAAACAAAAGAATAAGAAACAGCGAAACGTTTAGCTATATCAGGTTTACTTTGTTTGTCTATCTCAATAGCATTGAGCACTTTTTTTCGAATATCGACTGAGTAAGGGGCTGGCACAAAAATATGATTGATAACGGAGAACTGGGAAAGCTATAGTACATTAAAATTCAGTTCATTAATACGGGAAATGTAATAAGCATTAGTTATTCCTTTTTTTGATTTAATTTATTATTTTGTGAACCTAATGTCCGTCGGGCAAGCAATTGAGAATTCGATAGTTATTTTAAAAAAACGTTGTTTTTCCAGAATCAATAAAAACAATAGGGTTAGAGTCGATAGATTTGCAAATCATATCTGAGTCACCTTCAACGTGGCTTTTAAACTTGTCCGGCTACGCAACATTCGCCAGTCAGAATTTCTGTGCAAGCCAATGGAGAGAGAAACTGTTACCCACCTTTAGAATACGCTACCGGCTGGCCATGCGCATCGGGGGAACCCTGATTTTTCTATGGGGGATTTCCCTATGCGTCAAAACTAAAAGAGAAAAGCGGAGGGGCAACCCATGCCGCCGTTGTCAACCCATTGGGTGGCGCGGTGGGCCAGCTGCGAGGCAGAATCTAAATTCAGCTTGCTTTTAATGTGCTCACGGTGGGATTCAATAGTCTTAATGCTCAGGGATAAGTATTCTGCGATTTGGCGAGTAGCGCGGCCTTCACCGATCAGTCTAAACACTTGCAGTTCGCGGTTAGTGAAGTTAACCAGAGGCGAGTTGGGGGTGAGATTTTGCCGCTCCAGGTATTTTATAGCGAGTTTACCCTGAAACTGATCGCTCATATAGATTTTACCGGTCAACACACAACGGATAGCAATCAACAACGTATCATCGAGCTGCTGTTTGGTGACATAGCCAGCAGCGCCAGCTCGCAGGGAACGCTCGGCATACATTGATTCATCGTGCATCGTCAGCACCAACAACGGGATTAACGGATGACGAATCTTGATGTCCTTTACCAGATCCAGGCCGTCTCTATTCCCGAGTTCAAGATCGACAATAACCAGGTGGGGTTGATGTGCCTGTATGGCTTCAAGCGCAGCTGGATAGGTTGCGGCCTCCCCACAGACGATAAGATCAGACTCGAAATCGATCAACGCGGTGAGCCCACGGCGCAGCACGGGGTGATCATCGACGATAAGAACCGTCCTTTTGGCCTGATCGCCGGGTTCGAGTGTTTCAGTTAGCGCAAAAGCACAGATAACTGCCATGCCAGATCGCCTGTGCTGTCGCACACTCAAGCGGCCACCGATCAGTCGCGCCCGATAAGACATGATGTGCAGCCCAATCCCATTTGAATCGCCTGAATTCTCGGACATACCCAGGCCATTGTCCAGGATACTCAGTTTACCTTCCTTCCCCTTTACGCATAGACTGATTTCAACTCGATCAGCTTGTCCGTGTTTAACTGCGTTGTTCACAGCTTCCTGGGCAATGCGAAACAGGTGTCCTTCGGCCTCGTGATCAAGTCTGGGAAAAGAGTCATCGCAGGTGAGTGTGCAAGTAATGTTAATCCATTGCTGAGCATTGAGTGACAAGGTTTCCAGCATCCTCTGAAGACCGACGATGTTCAGTCCAATCGGACTTAGACCATGAGTCAGGTCGCGGGCCTGACGGATGGTTTCGTTGAGTAGTTGATTGATCTCGGCAGCTGCGACAAACTCGGTGGTGTCGGCATGCGCCGCCAGCTGCCTGGAAAGCGTCGAACTTAGGGCGGCAATACCGGCCAGGCTCTGGCACAAACCGTCGTGCAGCTCTAGGCTCAATCGCTCTTTTTCTCGGTCGGCAATTTCGATGATCTCCCGTTCCAGCCGATTTTGCCGAGTGACGTCCTGAGCTATAGCGTAGTACCGTTGGCTTTCCTGCGCGAACCACCCACTCCATCTTAACCAGCAGTAAGAGCCATTCTGATGACGGTAGCGATTCTTGAAGCAGATCGATTTCTCGCCCTTGATGAGCCGGTCAATTTCAGCCAACGTGGCCTCGCGATCATCAGGATGCACAAAATCAAGGAAGGGCCTGGACACTAACTCCTCCACAGTCCATCCCAAACGGGTTGTCCATATTGGATTTAAGTGCTTGAAGTAGCCATCAAAACCGGCAATGCAGAGCAGATCGAGCGACTGGGTAAAGAAAGGCCGGAGATTGTCATTTTCCTGCTTCGTCTCTATGGACAGAGGTTTCAAGTTGCTGATGCTAAATGTAGCCATTTCTGTCTCCTCATATTAAATTTTATAGTCGACAGATATGTTGACATAGGGACTTACTCGCGGAGAGGAACAATTAGCTCGTCTATGACCGCAGCCTTGCTTGATTCTTTTATATTCATCGTCAATATCGATTTTTATATGCTAATTTTTCTCTGGTTTCACTACTGAGGGAGATAATCAAGTCAAATTCATTTGCTGATTTAAAAATAAAACATGAAAATTTAAGCAGGATACCTAGGTTACGAATTATGAATTCATATTATCAAACAAGAGGGAGGAAGCTATGCTTATTAAAAAATCATTTGTTTGCTTTGCTGTCCACCAGCCCCTGATATAGCAACCTTGCATGTTGCACACTGGCATCAAAGGCATAGGTCTGGGCCTTTTCAACATACGCTGATTTTGATGCTTTCAACTCAGCTTCGTGCTCAATCCAGTAGTCTAATTTACAGACTAGACTTGCACTGTCACCTGCAGAAAATAAAAAGTCATCATTTAAAGCAAACTGCGCTGAAGCACTGTGTTCAGCATCAGAGATTAAGGCTGGCAGGCCACAGCCTATCGCTTCTAAAACAGCCATGCCTTCTAACTCAATTTCTGAAGCATGAATAAATAAATCTGCGGTATTAAACAGGGAAATTAATTTTTCCTGGCTGACGTATTCAAAAAAAGCAGGATTGGGCAAGGTATTACCCAGATCAATTAACTCGGCACGTAATGCTCCTTGTCCGGTAACAACCAGTTGAATTTTTTCTTTAAATTTAGATTGCTTGATCGCCTGCATAACCAGGTCATGGCGCTTTTCCTTTGCCAGTCGGCCAACCATTAAGATAACAAACTTATCTGCAAATTCCGGATCTTTAACACAATGCTTAGGCCGAAACTGTTCGGGTAAACCATTCGATATTATTTCTACCGGAACCTGAATAGAAAATTTCTCCAGCATTTGTCTACCAAAAATACTGGGTGACATAATCAAATCTGCTTTATTATAAAAAACAGTAATAAAAAAACGATATAAAAAGGCATTTAACCATTCGTAGTTCAGGCCTATATTCCACATAAGATTTTCAGGCTGCACATGAAAACCAAAAACCACCGGCTTATTCATTTTACGGGCGATTTTTAAAGCCTGATAGCCTAAAAAGAATGGAAACTGTATATGCACTAAATCAGCATCTTTAATCACGGCTCTTAATACTTTTTTATTTGGCCAGGCAAATAAAAAATCCATTTCCTGCATTTGTTTTTTCGCAAACGGCAGATAAAAATCCGGAAATACAATTTTATTTTCTTCTGCCTCTCCTGTACTCACAATGGTTAAATCATCTGTTTTTTTGAAATAATCAATAAACCGTCGTGTCGAGACAACGCCTCCTGATTTTTCACCATCCACATTGTCTGCTACAAAAACGATTTTCACCATGCTCTCCGGGTATGCATATAGAATTGATTTTAAAATTTACCTAAAAATAGGTTTTTATAACTTACCAACGGAATGTATTATTACCTCGGTATTTTCAACAACAATAATTAAAGAGTCACCCGCTTTACACTAAATGCAGGCAAAACTATTAAGGTACAAATTAATGTAAAAGTGATCCCTATAGCCAATAAAAGCCCCATACTGGCAATTCCCTGATGATTGGTAAATGCCAGGCTGGTAAAACTTAACAGTGTTGTTAAAGAACTAAAAAACACCCCTCGTGCGGTACTGGTTTGTAGTAAGTGTTGATTAGCCCCCAGGCCTTCATGCAGACGATGCATAATATGAATACCACTATCCACACCCATGCCCATTAATAAAGGCAGAGCAATAATATTGGCAAAATTGAAGGGGTTTTGTAACAGCACATTAGTTGCTACAGTCAGCAGTCCAGCAAGCAATAAAGGCCAAATCACTAGCAATGTATTACGCAAACTTTTCAAAATAATGAATAAAACTAGAAAAATAACCAGTATTGCTGTGGTAAATGACTGAATAAAGACTTCGGCTATCACATCACCCGCAGCCAAATCAGAAACAGGTAGCCCGGTTACAGAGTCGTCTACACTCTGTACTTCGGTAGCAAAAGCTTTCAGGTTTTCAGCCTTATTAAGATCGTATCTAGGGTCAATGATAATTTTATAAATACCCGATGGACTAACCCAGTTATTACTTATATAGTCTGGAATATCAGCCAAACCAAACTGATATGCCTGTAAACCTATATTTAATTGCTGCATGGTATAAGGAAATAATCCTAAAACACTATTATCAAACTGCTGATATTTAGTTGCAGATAATTCCGAGGCATCAGCAAAAACTATAAAGTCAGTAATGTGCTGGTGCAATTTTTCTAATAACTCTGGCGTAGCCTTGCTTGTAGGGTTCGCTAAGGCGATATTGATTTTCGTCTGTAATTTTAGCAAAGCTTTACGAGAATCTGCCGCTTCTAATGGGCGATCAAAGCTATTTAAGTCTGTCCCCATAACCAGACTTAAGTCCTCGATGATGGCCAGTTTTTCATCTTGATCTTTTGCGACAAAACTTTCTAAGGTTATAGTTTTATTGACTGTCTCCAAACCCTGCATTTCACTGGCTAATTTTTCTGCATTTTCCAGGGAATCACTTAAGCCTATAAGCACAAATGGAGACCGGGTTTTCGACTGTAACAAGTCTTTGAACGCAACTACAGATTCACTATTAGGATCCCTAAGGTTAACCGGATTTGAGTCGAGATAAACATAATGCAGTGAAAATGAAGCTGCAATAGCAAGCAAAATGGAGGTATAGCGAATAGCTCTCGCATAGCGAAACGGAAAAGTACATATCCAGTTGGGGAGACGAGTTACCTGTTGCTGCGGTAGTTTTTTTATGGAAAATACTTTCAGTAAAGCGGGCAGTAACGTTAAAGAAACGAACAAGCCTATAAACATGCCGCCGCCAGATATTAGACCTAACTCGGAAACCCCTGCATAATCAGTAGGAATAAAGGCAAAAAAGCCAATTGATGTAGTAAGAGCACATAAGAACAGGGAAAAACCAAGATTGATAACGCTCTTTTCTATCGCATCCTCGCTAGACATGTGGTGTTCCCAGCATTCACGGAAGGCTAAACAGATATGAATGGCAAAATCGACCCCCAAGCCTATATAGAGTATCGCAAATGCGACAGATAATACATTAAGATGGCCGACTGCAACTGTTGCAAACCCCGCTGTCAGAATAAGCCCCATAATCAAGACTATCAATGTACTAAGCACCAGTTTAACTGATCGTAAGGCAATGAATAGCACAACTATCACTAACGCTAATGCCAACAGGCCAGAGTAAACAGTATCTTCTGCAAGGACTCGCATTTCATCTTCTTCCAGCGCTTTTTTCCCCGTAATGCGAATACTGACTTGCGGGTCTTGTGCCTGGATCTCTCGCGCTATTTCACGCGCAAAATTCAATGACTGTTCAACTGGCTTCATACTATTAAAATCAGCGATAGGTCTTGCGCTGACTATACTGCGTAATGCATTTCTATCGCTAGCTTGATTCAATGCCAGTAGCTTCTGCCATGAAAGCGAATAAGGTTTATCTAGCGGCAATGCAACTAAAGACTCGTCTATACCTTCCAGCAGAGGGTTTAGATTCATCGGCAAATCATTATTTGTATTGTCTAATGCCTTACCCAATATTTCGAGTAAACCCTGAAGATGATAGTTTTGTGATAAATATCCTATAAAAGGCTGTGCATCGATTAATTTAGCTGATAAGTCTCCAAGTTTTTCGGGTGACAGATAGAGCAAACCCTGTTGCTCTAAGAAAGCATTATCATCAGGAATATAAACATATTCAAAAAGCTCTTTATTTGCAGTTATACGTTTTGCCAATATATTTGCAGCTATGCTCGTCTGTTCCGCTGTGGGTGCTTCCACGACAAATACGATGGTCGCAGCATCCTGCGGGAAGGCATTTTCCCAGCGAATTCGATTTTTCTGAAAAGGTAAATCCTGAGATAATAAGGTTGATGTATCA containing:
- a CDS encoding response regulator translates to MATFSISNLKPLSIETKQENDNLRPFFTQSLDLLCIAGFDGYFKHLNPIWTTRLGWTVEELVSRPFLDFVHPDDREATLAEIDRLIKGEKSICFKNRYRHQNGSYCWLRWSGWFAQESQRYYAIAQDVTRQNRLEREIIEIADREKERLSLELHDGLCQSLAGIAALSSTLSRQLAAHADTTEFVAAAEINQLLNETIRQARDLTHGLSPIGLNIVGLQRMLETLSLNAQQWINITCTLTCDDSFPRLDHEAEGHLFRIAQEAVNNAVKHGQADRVEISLCVKGKEGKLSILDNGLGMSENSGDSNGIGLHIMSYRARLIGGRLSVRQHRRSGMAVICAFALTETLEPGDQAKRTVLIVDDHPVLRRGLTALIDFESDLIVCGEAATYPAALEAIQAHQPHLVIVDLELGNRDGLDLVKDIKIRHPLIPLLVLTMHDESMYAERSLRAGAAGYVTKQQLDDTLLIAIRCVLTGKIYMSDQFQGKLAIKYLERQNLTPNSPLVNFTNRELQVFRLIGEGRATRQIAEYLSLSIKTIESHREHIKSKLNLDSASQLAHRATQWVDNGGMGCPSAFLF
- a CDS encoding IS630 family transposase, with protein sequence MFDIKKSPYDPAKYCDRTKKLKIDYCTEIADISLDKLIFLDEMGAGLNLSPLYGRAPSDQRVYDEAPVARGQRISMVGAMTSAGMKTALNFEGTMTGLVFLYFLKHFLCPLLAEGDYVVMDNASVHKVDEIKDLIQKTGAKLIYLPPYSPDLNPIELAWNKIKQYLRKQRPRTVEALYQAYAEGLKCISTDNALSFVNHSMKFAI
- a CDS encoding transposase; protein product: MNSPKPELPEINKEDRTPLVDVLLEMLAWQQKQIDELAQEILKLKGETTKPKIKPSTMDKEGAPGSDDSSSKRKKGPRRSKKGNLKIDETQIIQPDEIPEGLRFKGYQDRVIQDITFQTHNIRYRLAEYITPEGLTILGQLPEDIQGGSFGKSLIAFILYQYHHQHVTQPLLLEQIRDLGVDISSGKLSYILTEDLDDFHAEKDELLKTGLSVSKYIHTDDTGARHKGQNGYCTHIGNDFFAWFSSTESKSRINFLNCLSQGKTTLYTLNTGAIEYMAQNKLSVVILATLENISVCINTAPDWCEWLDQQGIVKPRHRKIVTEGALMGGLLDQGISSDFSIISDDAGQFNVFDHALCWIHAERVINRLIPLNDSHTKAVDDARD
- a CDS encoding MMPL family transporter — encoded protein: MSNRSAFLMDKFFYWWSTRVLRFAWLFIVFFVFLCTASLYYTINNLGVNTDTSTLLSQDLPFQKNRIRWENAFPQDAATIVFVVEAPTAEQTSIAANILAKRITANKELFEYVYIPDDNAFLEQQGLLYLSPEKLGDLSAKLIDAQPFIGYLSQNYHLQGLLEILGKALDNTNNDLPMNLNPLLEGIDESLVALPLDKPYSLSWQKLLALNQASDRNALRSIVSARPIADFNSMKPVEQSLNFAREIAREIQAQDPQVSIRITGKKALEEDEMRVLAEDTVYSGLLALALVIVVLFIALRSVKLVLSTLIVLIMGLILTAGFATVAVGHLNVLSVAFAILYIGLGVDFAIHICLAFRECWEHHMSSEDAIEKSVINLGFSLFLCALTTSIGFFAFIPTDYAGVSELGLISGGGMFIGLFVSLTLLPALLKVFSIKKLPQQQVTRLPNWICTFPFRYARAIRYTSILLAIAASFSLHYVYLDSNPVNLRDPNSESVVAFKDLLQSKTRSPFVLIGLSDSLENAEKLASEMQGLETVNKTITLESFVAKDQDEKLAIIEDLSLVMGTDLNSFDRPLEAADSRKALLKLQTKINIALANPTSKATPELLEKLHQHITDFIVFADASELSATKYQQFDNSVLGLFPYTMQQLNIGLQAYQFGLADIPDYISNNWVSPSGIYKIIIDPRYDLNKAENLKAFATEVQSVDDSVTGLPVSDLAAGDVIAEVFIQSFTTAILVIFLVLFIILKSLRNTLLVIWPLLLAGLLTVATNVLLQNPFNFANIIALPLLMGMGVDSGIHIMHRLHEGLGANQHLLQTSTARGVFFSSLTTLLSFTSLAFTNHQGIASMGLLLAIGITFTLICTLIVLPAFSVKRVTL
- a CDS encoding c-type cytochrome — translated: MALTFFNVGVMATSVVNAPGADTETKVSTKTLQIDIPSLIFGADKYKAKLGFRGRVNNEYTFGLEELIRIPDTEVKGKVLYEKTCALCHTIGGSSSTKSISSTDIFSAMLQNLGGMGQLDLTDEEIEEIAAYLNSITSTPTPVTTVQIGQNLYDKNCLACHAINSSAFLASKNSSSIFSAILNDLGGMGKLNKLSPSDEDAIADYVSDYILNNP
- a CDS encoding helix-turn-helix domain-containing protein, which gives rise to MPAPYSVDIRKKVLNAIEIDKQSKPDIAKRFAVSYSFVYTLWQHYQETGMIAAKKVGGHVAPKVDEAGALEIKEWLIKKPDLTLNDLCDRYAEHFGISMGKSSMDRALKRMNIRYKKKSVRSS
- a CDS encoding IS66 family transposase — its product is MLCSTKTCYETLNQALGRMGKNQHELLRVLDKPYLPLHNNLSERDIRDYVKKRKISGSTRSDAGRKARDTFASLKKTCRKHGMSFWGYLKSRLLKLEGIPPLSEVIRAAAASG
- a CDS encoding glycosyltransferase; this translates as MKIVFVADNVDGEKSGGVVSTRRFIDYFKKTDDLTIVSTGEAEENKIVFPDFYLPFAKKQMQEMDFLFAWPNKKVLRAVIKDADLVHIQFPFFLGYQALKIARKMNKPVVFGFHVQPENLMWNIGLNYEWLNAFLYRFFITVFYNKADLIMSPSIFGRQMLEKFSIQVPVEIISNGLPEQFRPKHCVKDPEFADKFVILMVGRLAKEKRHDLVMQAIKQSKFKEKIQLVVTGQGALRAELIDLGNTLPNPAFFEYVSQEKLISLFNTADLFIHASEIELEGMAVLEAIGCGLPALISDAEHSASAQFALNDDFLFSAGDSASLVCKLDYWIEHEAELKASKSAYVEKAQTYAFDASVQHARLLYQGLVDSKANK